Proteins from one Bacteroides sp. genomic window:
- a CDS encoding MFS transporter, which produces MAKNKSFPIFLAFLCMGFGDAVGPFVGLAKVQFSLSNFEAQIIAFMGFIMFGILSVPMGIFQDRKGKKTVLMLGLILALVGLVIPLFGLSSYGLFLLTILLLGAGAAILQVAGNPIMRDVSPEGKYARNLTLGQFIKAIGSLSGSLIPFAAAKWFGLDWKILFPIYSAALLLTLVIIGLTRIEEKKALDATPASFSSSLSLLKNPFIAMMVLGIFLYVGAEVSISSGTPILLSNKFNIDLQTWGLLGNAFFFISILIGRFLGSVILNYLQPKRFLLISALLSLTGLVLMLSPLQNLVILGILFTGLGFGNIFPLIFSITVDAMPERSNEISGLMVTAIVGGAIIPPLMGLVADNTSVTIGLLVPLAAILYILYTAFYVSRKIQSA; this is translated from the coding sequence ATGGCAAAAAATAAAAGTTTCCCGATCTTCCTGGCATTTTTGTGTATGGGTTTCGGCGATGCTGTAGGCCCTTTTGTCGGACTGGCAAAGGTACAGTTCAGTCTTTCCAATTTTGAAGCCCAGATCATTGCCTTCATGGGTTTCATCATGTTTGGGATTTTATCGGTCCCCATGGGCATCTTCCAGGACCGGAAAGGCAAAAAAACCGTATTGATGTTAGGTTTGATCCTGGCCCTTGTGGGCCTGGTAATCCCACTCTTTGGCCTGTCCAGCTACGGCTTGTTCCTGCTGACCATCCTTCTGCTTGGCGCTGGGGCAGCCATTCTCCAGGTAGCAGGCAACCCTATCATGCGCGATGTGTCGCCCGAAGGGAAATACGCTCGCAATCTTACCCTCGGGCAATTCATCAAAGCCATAGGCTCCCTGTCGGGATCGCTTATTCCTTTTGCCGCCGCCAAATGGTTCGGGTTGGACTGGAAGATCCTTTTCCCCATTTACAGTGCTGCATTGCTGCTCACGCTGGTTATCATCGGGCTTACCCGCATTGAAGAAAAGAAAGCGCTGGATGCTACCCCGGCAAGTTTCTCCTCTTCCCTATCCCTTTTAAAGAATCCATTCATTGCCATGATGGTGTTGGGTATTTTCCTGTATGTCGGGGCAGAAGTCTCAATCAGCTCAGGAACGCCCATCCTGCTCAGCAATAAATTCAACATTGATTTGCAGACCTGGGGTTTATTGGGTAATGCCTTTTTCTTTATCTCGATCCTGATCGGGCGGTTTTTAGGTTCTGTCATTCTGAACTACCTTCAACCAAAGCGCTTTTTGCTCATTTCTGCTTTGTTATCCTTAACGGGCCTTGTGCTGATGCTCTCGCCGCTTCAGAACCTGGTAATTCTTGGTATTCTGTTTACCGGCCTCGGGTTTGGTAATATTTTCCCACTGATCTTTTCGATCACGGTTGATGCAATGCCCGAAAGGAGCAATGAGATCTCAGGGCTTATGGTTACAGCCATTGTTGGCGGGGCTATCATTCCGCCGCTTATGGGTCTGGTTGCTGACAATACCTCCGTGACCATTGGTTTGCTGGTTCCCCTGGCTGCCATCTTGTATATTCTTTACACGGCATTCTATGTTTCCCGAAAAATTCAATCCGCCTGA
- a CDS encoding ROK family protein yields the protein MDFINDKRIVLTLDGGGTNFVFSAIQGNREIIRPITHPSHGHDLQRCLETILKGFKEASQQLDQKPDAISFAFPGPTDYPNGIIGDLENLPGFRGGVALGPMLEETFQVPVYINNDGDLFAYGEAISGFLPMVNQMLRKAGSTRQYKNLIGITLGTGFGAGLVRNNELIIGDNGAAGEIWVVRSKIHPHSFSEECVSIRAIKRVYGEHCPDCAAQDLSPKDIFEIAKGERSGHQEAARESFRQMGESIGEALASALTLFDGLVVIGGGLANAWPLFLPETIRELNSTIEKLDGRKVGRMEISAYNLEDESHTQEFIAGKVSRIKVPFSEKTVFYDSLKRTGIGITRLGTSKAVSIGAYAFALNEIDKMKVTEA from the coding sequence ATGGACTTTATCAATGACAAGCGAATCGTACTGACCCTTGACGGTGGAGGAACCAATTTCGTTTTCTCAGCCATACAGGGGAACCGTGAGATTATAAGGCCTATCACCCATCCTTCTCACGGTCATGATCTTCAGCGCTGCCTAGAAACCATTTTGAAGGGATTTAAGGAAGCCAGCCAGCAACTTGATCAAAAACCTGATGCCATCAGTTTTGCCTTTCCTGGCCCAACAGATTATCCCAATGGCATCATCGGCGACCTGGAAAACCTGCCGGGTTTTCGGGGAGGTGTAGCCCTTGGACCTATGCTGGAAGAAACCTTCCAGGTCCCGGTTTACATTAACAACGATGGCGACCTGTTTGCATATGGCGAGGCTATTTCCGGGTTTTTACCCATGGTGAACCAAATGTTGCGAAAAGCCGGCAGCACCCGTCAGTACAAAAATCTGATCGGGATCACCCTGGGTACAGGGTTTGGTGCAGGGCTGGTGCGAAACAATGAACTTATCATTGGCGACAATGGTGCAGCAGGCGAAATCTGGGTGGTGCGCAGTAAAATTCACCCTCACTCCTTCTCAGAAGAATGTGTCAGCATCCGTGCAATCAAAAGGGTGTATGGCGAACACTGCCCCGACTGCGCCGCACAAGACCTCTCACCCAAGGACATTTTTGAAATTGCCAAGGGGGAAAGATCAGGACATCAGGAGGCTGCCAGGGAGTCGTTCAGGCAGATGGGCGAGTCTATTGGGGAAGCACTGGCTTCCGCCCTGACGCTATTTGATGGTCTGGTAGTGATTGGGGGTGGCCTTGCCAATGCCTGGCCCTTGTTCCTCCCCGAAACCATTAGGGAGTTAAACAGCACCATTGAGAAACTGGACGGACGCAAGGTTGGACGCATGGAGATTAGCGCTTATAACCTTGAGGATGAATCGCATACCCAGGAATTCATTGCCGGTAAAGTAAGCCGGATCAAAGTGCCCTTCTCTGAAAAAACCGTTTTCTATGATTCATTAAAGAGAACCGGAATAGGCATCACACGTTTGGGTACCAGCAAAGCCGTATCAATTGGCGCATATGCCTTTGCCCTCAATGAAATTGACAAGATGAAGGTAACGGAAGCCTAA
- a CDS encoding isoprenylcysteine carboxylmethyltransferase family protein — MALIEEMEQQGIFLFRHRGTLPIFILVAGLIFFVFSEYLRISLGEPPLWFDRYDQILALFFCLLGFSIRAYTVGHSAKNTSGRNTAKQVADEVNTTGIYSAVRHPLYVGNFFMWLGVAVLTMNVWFILTFILLYWVYYERIMFAEEQYLRQKFGEVYLEWARRTPAFIPRFRNWEKPALKFNLKKVLKKEKTGLLAVFSVLFLFDFLQDSIRKGLPDLKIDFWVIAFIFSLIFYFFLKSSQNRLSFLREEA, encoded by the coding sequence ATGGCATTAATAGAAGAAATGGAACAGCAAGGCATCTTTCTGTTCCGTCATCGAGGAACGCTTCCAATTTTCATCCTGGTGGCAGGATTAATCTTTTTTGTTTTTTCCGAATACTTGAGAATATCTTTGGGAGAACCACCGCTTTGGTTTGACCGCTATGATCAGATTCTGGCCCTGTTTTTTTGCCTGCTGGGATTTTCCATCAGGGCGTACACCGTTGGTCACTCTGCCAAGAACACTTCAGGACGCAATACAGCTAAGCAGGTTGCCGATGAGGTAAATACTACCGGAATCTATTCTGCAGTCAGGCATCCGCTATACGTTGGGAACTTTTTTATGTGGCTTGGCGTTGCTGTGCTTACAATGAATGTTTGGTTTATCCTGACGTTTATTTTGCTTTACTGGGTATATTACGAAAGGATTATGTTTGCTGAGGAGCAATACTTGCGTCAGAAATTTGGGGAAGTATACCTGGAATGGGCAAGAAGAACCCCTGCTTTTATTCCTCGGTTTAGGAACTGGGAAAAGCCCGCATTGAAATTTAACTTGAAGAAAGTACTGAAAAAAGAAAAAACCGGCCTGCTGGCGGTTTTTTCCGTATTGTTTCTGTTCGATTTCCTTCAGGATTCCATCCGGAAGGGATTGCCTGACCTTAAGATAGACTTTTGGGTTATCGCCTTTATCTTTAGCCTGATTTTTTACTTTTTCCTCAAATCATCCCAAAACCGGCTTTCCTTTTTAAGGGAAGAGGCCTAA
- a CDS encoding mechanosensitive ion channel domain-containing protein: protein MENLGLEGGNLSNIMEMINSFLVTYGLKLIGAIAALIIGFWLIKKFSKFLQKTFEKREMEASLASFLRTFITIALKVLVVISILGMVGIQMTSFIAIIGAVGLAVGLALSGTLQNFAGGVILLLLKPFKAGDFIEAQGFLGSVQEVQIFNTILNTPDNKRIIIPNGPLSTGPMTNYSALPTRRVDWVFGIGYGDSFPKAKEVLSKLISNDSRILKDPEPAIVLSSLSDSSVDITVRAWVNGADYWAVFFEMQEKVYDVFAKEGINIPFPQMDVHLHQQK, encoded by the coding sequence ATGGAAAACCTTGGATTAGAAGGCGGCAACCTGAGTAACATAATGGAAATGATTAACTCTTTCCTGGTGACTTACGGATTGAAACTTATTGGTGCCATTGCGGCGCTTATCATTGGTTTCTGGCTCATCAAAAAGTTTAGCAAATTCCTTCAAAAAACATTTGAAAAGAGAGAAATGGAAGCTTCGCTTGCTTCATTTCTCCGCACATTTATTACAATCGCTTTAAAAGTACTTGTGGTCATAAGCATCCTTGGAATGGTTGGCATTCAAATGACCTCGTTCATTGCCATTATTGGAGCGGTAGGACTTGCTGTGGGATTAGCCTTATCAGGTACCCTTCAAAATTTCGCCGGAGGAGTCATCCTCCTCTTGCTGAAACCCTTTAAAGCCGGAGATTTCATTGAAGCACAGGGATTCCTTGGCAGTGTACAAGAAGTCCAGATATTTAATACCATCCTGAATACACCTGATAACAAAAGAATAATCATCCCCAATGGCCCCCTTTCTACAGGCCCCATGACCAATTACAGTGCATTACCCACCCGGAGAGTTGACTGGGTTTTTGGCATTGGCTACGGAGACAGTTTCCCGAAAGCAAAAGAGGTGTTGTCAAAATTGATTTCCAATGACAGCAGGATTCTGAAGGACCCTGAACCAGCTATTGTGCTTTCTTCCCTGAGTGACAGCAGTGTAGACATAACAGTAAGGGCTTGGGTTAACGGAGCCGATTACTGGGCAGTTTTCTTTGAAATGCAGGAAAAAGTGTATGACGTTTTTGCCAAGGAAGGAATCAATATTCCTTTCCCGCAAATGGATGTTCATTTGCACCAGCAGAAATAA